The DNA region CGAGTCAATCACGCGCGAGGAGGGCGTGACGGGCGGGATGTGTCTTCACCCTCGGCGAGTGCGGCGTGGTCATGCGCAGCGGCGAACCCGGAGACGGCGAGGGATATCTTTATCCGCCGGTGTTCGGCGATGACAGCTACAACGACGGTGCCGGCATGTATCGGATGCTGATGGCCAATCGTTTCATCTTCGCGAACATGCCGCAGGGTGCCGATCACGAGGACCGCATCCTGACACCGGACGAGGCCTATGACGTGGCGGCCTATATCAATTCGCAGCCGCGCGGCCACAAGGAGGGAATGGAAAACGACTTTCCCGACCGTCTGCGCAAGCCGGCCGACATGCCCTTCGAGCCCTGGGCCGGGGATTTCCTGCCTGAACAGCACAAATACGGCCCGTTCAAACCCATCGCCGATTGGCTCGTGGCCGAGCGTGCCGCCCGCGATGCCGCAGAGGAAGAGGGTCCGCAGGCGGATGAATGAGCGGTACACGACCGGCGCACATGCCGGGTTTGCGGCACTGCACGCGCGGCAGCCGTCATCCGGGCTGTCGCGGAACTGGGTGCGAGTTATGCTGTTGACAGCCTCTTCGAGGTGGCTC from Pontibaca methylaminivorans includes:
- a CDS encoding c-type cytochrome, which gives rise to MRSGEPGDGEGYLYPPVFGDDSYNDGAGMYRMLMANRFIFANMPQGADHEDRILTPDEAYDVAAYINSQPRGHKEGMENDFPDRLRKPADMPFEPWAGDFLPEQHKYGPFKPIADWLVAERAARDAAEEEGPQADE